One region of Chryseobacterium sp. C-71 genomic DNA includes:
- a CDS encoding RluA family pseudouridine synthase, with translation MMKEQIVYEDNHLLVINKRVGQLVQGDKTGDESLLDSIKNYIKIRDNKPGNVFLGLVHRIDRPTSGLVIYAKTSKALSRLTQMVKNREVKKTYWAVVPKEMIPQSQRLVHYLQKNEKNNKAIVFTKVTDGAKEAILTYNIIKTLDNYHLLEIDLETGRHHQIRAQLSKTGVPIKGDLKYGSPRSNPDGGINLHARKLGFVHPVTKENIEIIAPVPQNDAVWKACEDSI, from the coding sequence ATTATGAAGGAACAGATTGTTTATGAGGATAACCACCTTTTGGTCATCAATAAAAGAGTTGGACAATTAGTGCAGGGCGACAAAACCGGAGATGAGTCTCTGCTGGATTCCATTAAAAATTATATTAAAATAAGAGATAACAAGCCCGGAAATGTTTTTCTGGGCTTGGTTCATCGTATCGACAGGCCGACTTCTGGCTTGGTAATTTATGCTAAAACTTCGAAAGCACTTTCCCGTTTGACGCAGATGGTTAAAAACAGAGAGGTCAAAAAAACGTATTGGGCGGTTGTTCCTAAAGAAATGATTCCTCAAAGCCAAAGACTGGTTCATTATTTACAGAAGAACGAAAAAAATAACAAGGCCATTGTTTTTACCAAAGTGACTGATGGCGCAAAGGAAGCAATTCTTACGTATAACATTATAAAGACTTTAGATAATTATCATCTTTTGGAAATTGATCTTGAAACCGGAAGGCATCATCAGATTCGTGCTCAATTATCAAAAACGGGAGTTCCGATTAAAGGTGATTTGAAATATGGTTCGCCACGTTCAAATCCTGATGGCGGAATCAATTTACACGCAAGAAAATTAGGATTTGTACATCCTGTTACGAAAGAAAATATAGAAATCATTGCTCCGGTTCCGCAGAATGATGCGGTTTGGAAGGCTTGCGAGGATTCAATATAG
- a CDS encoding fibronectin type III domain-containing protein: MKQFYQSLFVKRKSTKNYLKSAIAGLAFLFAGNNTINAQVSTYSFAQSSGVFTPISGNVLGAATGNTSATNLNSEVYPITIPFGFNFNQVVYNSLNISSNGFITFGSTAPTATNTTPITSTATYEGSVSAFGRDLSSVYDIGGTTGRISWETIGTAPAREVVIQWTDFRPATSTSTTAVYTFSFQIRLHETTNKISVIYNSGSNIVGSVSSSSTVQVGLRGTSTSDFNNRLNASSVDFGSSTVGTANSSVQNYSTVNAVPGMPPAGLTYIWTPPSCFRPSSVTNPTSTINSVDIQWVAPALAPSSGYELYYSTTNTGPISTTTPSIVGITSTSTTIPSLAPNTLYYVWVRSVCTASDKSEWSLAGTSKTLCTPVTTMFENFDSYATGNIVPDCWARIVGASNTAQTISSTSPASGNRNLYQIASTPANATVAVLPEFSNVNMGTHWLRFKARVASSTGSLDVGYVTNSSDASTFVNIQTISILNTVYSSQDSEYTVIVPSTIPANARLAIRNNGTSTVGHFYDDVYWEAKPSCISPTNITVSNITPTSAQIQWNASVTAPANGYDIYYSVNNVPPTAATVPSVSVATGTSVIISPLDPFTKYYVWIRSKCSTSDLSNWSTQIVTFNSLCQPPAIVSTTPATICPNSTATLSATADTGATITWYDAPTGGNTLTTGNSYTTPNLSSTTNYYVSALTGSSVSVGVANPGALTNGGTTGAGTTFYMEATVSGTPITVQSVDVFPSAAGDSSFIRVYLGSASTPVYEIPFTSNVASGGVTPQTIPLNIFLNPGVYRFKIEGAGSYYRNYSTPNGVGQSFPYGQGNFTLTGGSNVTTGYYLFYNFIVGNTCESARTMVTATVDVNCLSTSETIKKDAIKVYPNPFSEMVNITKPELVKMIQVSDLSGKLIKTINQPESVIRLNDLSAGMYLLQLDMKDGSKQTIKVIKK; this comes from the coding sequence ATGAAGCAATTTTACCAAAGCCTTTTTGTTAAAAGGAAATCAACGAAAAATTACCTAAAAAGTGCCATCGCAGGTTTGGCATTTTTATTTGCGGGTAATAATACTATAAATGCACAGGTAAGTACTTATAGTTTTGCGCAATCTTCCGGAGTTTTTACTCCAATTTCAGGTAATGTTTTGGGAGCTGCAACAGGAAATACTTCTGCCACAAATCTTAATAGTGAAGTTTATCCCATCACGATACCGTTTGGCTTTAATTTTAACCAGGTAGTTTATAATTCTCTGAATATTTCTTCAAACGGGTTTATAACGTTTGGATCAACTGCGCCAACCGCTACTAACACGACTCCGATTACTAGTACCGCAACATATGAAGGAAGTGTTTCTGCATTCGGAAGAGACTTAAGTAGTGTATATGATATTGGAGGAACTACTGGTAGAATTAGTTGGGAGACGATAGGTACTGCGCCAGCTCGTGAAGTTGTGATTCAGTGGACAGATTTTCGACCGGCAACTTCAACTTCAACAACGGCTGTTTACACATTTTCTTTTCAAATAAGACTTCATGAAACTACTAACAAGATTTCTGTAATATATAATTCAGGATCAAATATTGTCGGAAGTGTTTCCTCATCTTCTACTGTACAGGTAGGATTGAGAGGAACTTCAACATCGGATTTCAACAATAGGCTAAATGCTTCAAGTGTAGATTTTGGAAGCTCTACCGTAGGAACAGCAAATAGTAGCGTACAAAATTACAGTACAGTAAATGCTGTACCTGGAATGCCGCCTGCGGGTCTTACTTATATTTGGACTCCACCATCTTGCTTTAGACCGTCATCTGTTACAAATCCGACTAGTACAATTAATAGTGTTGATATACAGTGGGTCGCTCCTGCTTTAGCACCATCAAGTGGCTACGAACTTTACTATAGTACAACTAATACAGGCCCCATTTCAACCACAACTCCATCTATTGTAGGGATAACTTCAACCTCTACAACTATACCGAGTTTAGCACCAAATACATTATATTATGTTTGGGTAAGATCAGTCTGTACTGCATCTGATAAGAGCGAATGGTCTTTAGCGGGTACTTCAAAAACACTATGTACTCCTGTTACTACGATGTTTGAAAATTTTGATAGTTATGCAACGGGTAATATCGTTCCTGATTGTTGGGCTAGAATTGTAGGTGCATCAAACACCGCTCAGACAATCAGTTCTACAAGTCCTGCATCTGGAAATAGAAATCTTTACCAAATAGCATCTACTCCTGCTAATGCAACCGTTGCCGTGCTTCCAGAATTTAGTAACGTAAATATGGGAACGCATTGGCTGAGATTTAAAGCCAGAGTTGCATCATCTACAGGTTCTTTAGATGTTGGATATGTTACTAATTCTTCTGATGCATCTACGTTTGTCAATATTCAGACGATCAGCATATTGAATACTGTGTATTCTTCTCAAGATTCAGAATATACTGTGATTGTGCCTTCTACAATTCCTGCTAATGCAAGATTAGCTATTAGAAATAATGGTACTTCTACTGTGGGACATTTTTATGATGATGTTTATTGGGAAGCAAAACCTTCGTGTATTTCTCCGACTAATATAACAGTTTCTAATATCACGCCAACATCTGCACAAATTCAATGGAATGCCTCTGTAACTGCCCCGGCAAATGGATACGATATTTATTATAGTGTAAACAATGTTCCACCCACAGCGGCAACTGTTCCATCTGTAAGTGTAGCAACTGGTACATCTGTAATTATAAGTCCTTTGGATCCTTTTACAAAATATTATGTTTGGATAAGGTCAAAATGTTCTACAAGTGATTTAAGTAATTGGTCGACTCAAATCGTTACATTTAATTCTCTTTGCCAACCGCCTGCAATTGTTTCTACAACTCCTGCAACCATATGTCCGAACTCAACAGCAACATTATCAGCTACTGCAGATACGGGTGCAACAATAACTTGGTATGATGCTCCAACCGGAGGGAATACATTAACAACTGGAAATTCTTATACAACACCGAATTTATCTTCTACTACAAACTATTACGTATCTGCATTAACCGGCAGTTCTGTGAGTGTTGGAGTAGCGAATCCCGGCGCATTAACAAATGGAGGCACAACTGGTGCCGGCACAACTTTTTACATGGAGGCAACGGTATCCGGCACTCCAATCACCGTACAAAGTGTGGATGTTTTTCCTAGTGCTGCAGGTGATTCAAGTTTTATAAGAGTATATTTAGGCTCAGCCAGCACTCCTGTTTATGAAATCCCATTTACTTCTAATGTTGCCAGTGGAGGGGTTACACCACAGACGATCCCTCTCAATATATTTTTAAATCCGGGGGTGTACAGATTTAAAATTGAAGGAGCGGGTAGTTATTACAGAAACTACAGTACTCCTAACGGAGTAGGACAGTCATTTCCATATGGACAGGGTAATTTTACGTTAACGGGTGGAAGTAATGTAACAACAGGATACTATTTATTCTACAATTTTATTGTTGGAAACACTTGTGAATCTGCAAGAACAATGGTCACTGCTACTGTAGATGTTAACTGTCTTTCTACCTCAGAAACTATAAAGAAAGATGCAATAAAAGTCTATCCAAACCCATTCTCAGAAATGGTCAATATCACTAAGCCGGAATTAGTGAAAATGATACAAGTTTCAGATCTCTCTGGAAAATTGATTAAGACAATCAATCAACCAGAGTCTGTAATAAGATTAAATGATCTTTCTGCGGGAATGTATTTACTGCAACTTGATATGAAAGATGGTTCTAAGCAAACCATTAAAGTAATTAAGAAATAA
- a CDS encoding Crp/Fnr family transcriptional regulator, producing MSQEQQIAIEERFARVFNDKSFKERLSNTDFERYLGAKKKMSFQKHDIIFDDGEIPKGVYFLEKGAAKLSKSGSFGKDQILRFIKEGDIIGYRALLCGENFQAKAEAMTDVECTFLPADVFMDLLEVDPQLSFIMLQKIAYELGESSNTITFLAQKTVRERLAEILILLEQKLGTDPEGFIKISLTREEIANIIGTATESAIRLISEFKGDQLIEVDGRNIKILNHDKLMKLGHVVL from the coding sequence ATGTCGCAGGAACAACAGATTGCTATTGAAGAAAGATTTGCCAGGGTTTTTAACGATAAATCCTTCAAAGAAAGGCTTTCCAATACTGATTTTGAAAGATACTTAGGTGCAAAAAAGAAGATGAGTTTTCAGAAACACGACATCATTTTTGATGATGGTGAAATTCCGAAAGGAGTTTATTTTTTGGAAAAAGGAGCTGCAAAATTGTCGAAGTCGGGCTCTTTTGGGAAAGATCAGATTTTAAGATTTATAAAAGAGGGTGATATCATCGGATATCGTGCTTTGCTTTGTGGTGAAAACTTTCAGGCTAAAGCAGAAGCGATGACTGATGTAGAATGCACTTTTTTACCTGCAGATGTTTTTATGGATCTTCTTGAGGTTGATCCTCAGTTGTCATTCATTATGCTTCAAAAGATCGCTTATGAATTGGGAGAATCTTCAAACACCATTACATTCCTTGCTCAGAAAACAGTAAGAGAAAGATTGGCGGAGATTTTAATTCTTTTAGAGCAAAAATTAGGTACGGATCCCGAAGGTTTCATCAAAATCTCATTAACGAGAGAAGAGATAGCAAACATTATCGGTACCGCAACAGAAAGTGCCATCCGATTGATTTCTGAATTTAAAGGAGATCAGCTCATCGAAGTAGACGGAAGAAACATTAAAATTCTCAATCACGATAAACTCATGAAACTCGGTCACGTAGTTTTATAA
- the panB gene encoding 3-methyl-2-oxobutanoate hydroxymethyltransferase has protein sequence MSVHSEIKRVTTETLRKMKFDKEKITMLTAYDFTTAKMVDAGGIDAVLIGDSAANVMAGFETTLPITLDQMIYHTQSVVRGIDRALIVADLPFGTYQSNPDKALESSVRMMKEGGAHAIKIEGGKEISKSIKKIINAGIPVMGHLGLTPQSIYQFGTYKVRAKDEEEAEKLISDAKLLEELGCFSIVLEKIPADLAKKVSESITIPTIGIGAGPDCDGQVLVYHDMVGMNKGFSPKFLRRYLDLYTEITGAVAQYVKDVKSADFPNEKESY, from the coding sequence ATGTCTGTTCATTCTGAAATCAAAAGAGTTACTACTGAAACCTTACGAAAAATGAAATTCGATAAGGAGAAAATAACAATGCTTACCGCTTACGATTTTACCACTGCGAAAATGGTAGATGCCGGCGGAATCGATGCCGTACTGATTGGCGACTCTGCAGCTAATGTTATGGCGGGCTTTGAAACTACATTGCCGATTACTTTAGATCAAATGATTTATCATACTCAAAGTGTTGTGCGTGGAATAGACCGAGCTTTGATCGTGGCTGATTTGCCTTTCGGAACTTACCAAAGTAATCCCGACAAAGCATTGGAATCATCAGTAAGAATGATGAAAGAGGGTGGTGCTCACGCCATAAAAATAGAAGGTGGAAAAGAAATTTCAAAATCTATAAAGAAAATCATCAATGCAGGAATTCCTGTAATGGGACATTTGGGATTGACACCGCAGTCTATTTATCAATTCGGAACCTATAAAGTTAGAGCGAAAGATGAAGAAGAGGCTGAAAAATTAATCAGTGATGCAAAGCTTTTGGAAGAACTGGGCTGTTTTTCTATTGTTTTGGAAAAAATTCCTGCAGATTTAGCTAAAAAAGTGTCAGAAAGCATTACGATCCCAACCATTGGAATTGGGGCTGGTCCTGATTGTGACGGGCAGGTTTTGGTATATCACGATATGGTTGGGATGAACAAAGGTTTTTCACCAAAATTCTTAAGAAGATATCTAGATTTATATACAGAAATCACCGGAGCTGTGGCGCAGTACGTAAAAGACGTGAAAAGTGCTGATTTCCCTAACGAAAAAGAAAGTTACTAA